The DNA segment AGGCTTCCCTGCCATTTTTGTGAAACATCTCCCACGTAAGAACTATtcatggctgatttttttttttttttttttttttttttttttttacattattggGATGATACAGGGAAGCGGGAATGACCTCGTTTCTGCCCTGCGGGCAGCTGGGCTTTAGAAAAGGAACCCAGCCCTGTGACCGGGGTTCACATCCCTGTTCTTACAGTGCTTCACTCTGTGTGCTCAGGCCCACTGCTGGAAGACTGGGATATAATTAGCCCCAAAGATGTCATTGGATCCGATGTGCTACTGGCTGAGAAGCGTTCCTCACTGACGACAGCTGCCTTGCCTTTTACACAATCCATCCTCTCTCAGGTGATTTCAGGAGACTGGGGGGCTCCAGCCGTGCTTGGAGGGAAGGGCCTATCTAGAACTCCCATTCCAGAGCTTGCTGATGGCCTCTGCCCTATCCTGCACAGggagctgcagctgctgctgctgctgctgctgctttgttgttgttgttgttctgttttgtttttgtttttgttttattttattttctttttgacctgtagctccttttcctccttccttcccaggtgGGCCGTACATTGTCTAAGGTCCAACAGGTGCTGAGTTGGTCATATGGAGAAGATATCAAGCCTTTCAAACCACCTCTGAGTGATGCTGAGTTTCACACATACCTGAATCATGAAGGCCAGCTCTCCCGTCCTGAGGAGTTGCGGTTGCGGATCTATCATGGCGGTGTGGAGCCTTCGCTTAGAAAAGTGAGCCCCTCAGTCACTCACTGTACCCATCACTCTGTGGTCACTGGTAGCCCGTGAGATACATTCAGCGGAACACACTGTCATAGGTAGGGTAGAGAGATTCCAAGGAAGAAGATTCTATTTTAGGTAGTTCAGTGGCAGGAAGGCCGACTATCACAAGGAGGACAGAGGCCCCAAGAGACAGGGTGGGGGGTGACTAATCGACATGGGTATGAAGCGCAGCCTCATTTCCTATTTATTGTCTCTGGCCAGGTGGTGTGGCGGTACCTCCTGAACGTGTACCCAGATGGGCTGACAGGCCGTGAGCGGATGGACTACATGAAACGGAAGAGCCGAGAGTATGAGCAGCTCAAGAGCGAGTGGGCCCAGCGAGTGAACCCTGAGGACCTGGAATTCATCCGCAGCACAGTCCTCAAGGATGTGCTTCGTACAGACCGAGCCCATCCCTACTACGCGGGGCCCGAGGATGGCCCACACCTGCGGGCCCTACATGACCTGCTCACCACCTATGCCGTTACCCATCCACAGGTATCATACTGTCAGGGCATGAGTGACCTGGCGTCGCCCATCCTTGCTGTCATGGACCATGAGGGCCATGCCTTTGTGTGCTTTTGTGGCATCATGAAGCGCCTGGCTGCCAACTTCCATCCTGATGGTCGTGCCATGGCCACCAAGTTTGCCCACCTCAAGCTGCTGTTGAGACATGCCGACCCAGACTTCTACCAGTATCTGCAAGAAGCAGGCGCCGATGACCTCTTTTTCTGTTACCGCTGGCTGCTGCTGGAGCTTAAGCGCGAGTTTGCCTTTGATGATGCTCTCCGAATGCTAGAGGTCACCTGGAGTTCACTGCCCCCTGACCCTCCTGAACATGAAGTGGAGCTTGTTGGACCTCCCAGCCAGGTGGCAGACACTGGCTTTGGTGGCCACAGGGGACGGCCAGTACGTCAGAGGCACATGCTAAGGCCAGCTGGTGGAGGAGGCGGTGCCTTTGAAGATGCTGTTGTCCACTTGGCTACATCCAGCCAGGGACCCAGTGGTGGGGGACGTCTCCTGAGACAAGCCAGCCTGGATGGTCTCCAGCACCTCAGGGATAACCTGGGCCCCAGGAAGGACTTTTTGGTCCAACTAGCCCACCCAGCTACCCTCATCAGCTCTAAATCCCTCTCTGAGCCCTTGCTCaactccccagatccactcctctccTCCTCGTCTCGGCCCGATTCCCCAtcttcctcatctcctccctccacccaggaGGCTTCTCCTTCTGGTGACGTAGCTGTAGGATCCCCCTTGATGCAAGATACGGGGTCTCCCCGAGAGCCAGGGAAGTCCCTACCACCGCCCCCTCCAAtgagccttcccccaccccaggagtTTGGCCGAGGGAACCCATTCATGCTCTTCCTCTGCCTGGCTATCCTCCTGGAACACCGTGACCACATCATGCGCAATGGGCTGGATTACAATGAGCTAGCCATGCATTTTGACCGCCTGGTGCGGAAACACCATCTAGGGCGTGTCTTGCGCAGGGCCAAGGCCCTCTTTGCTGATTATCTGCAGTCGGAAGTGTGGGACTCTGAGGAGGGGGCTGAGGCCACAGCTCCATCTTGACCGTAACCCTTCCAGCTTTCCGACCCCAGTGGTACCCTATTCTTTGCATTGAGGGCCTACACACAAGACATTACTCCCTGCCTGCCATCCCTAGACATGTTGGAGCCTGGGGCCCTCTCTCCCTGGGTTTGAGTGTGTGTGACTCACTGGCGGCACTGCCCACAGAGGCGTGGCCtcttttctggtttggttttgtttctaaaCTATTCTTTGCACACACAAAGGTCACCGTGGCATGTCTATTTCTTTACTTCCTGGATGTTGTAGAAGTTACTGTGGGCTCTCTAGTGGATGGGACTGAAATAACTCAGTTGGTTTAGGGTGGCGCCTGCTTTCTCTACAAGCCACAAGGAGAGTAGCTGTTGAAAAGCAGTTATTGGTGAACCCGGCCCAGGGACTGCTCTAGAAAAGGCTAAAtctgtttgtttggttgcttggttggtttttgggGTATATCTGTCTACCTGGAATATAAAGGTCTATTTGATAGCTGTGAATGTTATTTCAGGACAGGTAcaaaaagatgaggaagagagcaTTTCTAGCTCAAAAAAAGGCAAGATTTGTGCCAGatgtggcgcacgcctctaatcccagcactcagaaagcagaggcaggagaatctctgagtttgaggccagcctggtctacagagtgagttccaagtcagccagggatgttatacagagaaactctgtctcaaaaaaaaaaaaaatagaaaaagaaaagagcatttaatcccagcactcgggaggtagagccaggcagatctctgtaagttcgggaccagcctggtctacagagcaagatccagaacaggcacaaagctacacagagaaaccctgtctcaaaaagaaagagagagagagagagagagagagagagagagagagagagagagagagattgatttacTACAAAAACTGGGAGTTTATGGCCTAAAGAGAGAAACATTTAGGCCACTCATCATTTCTAGGATCTAGACTCTTTGTGGACCTTCCAGTGCATGATGCTGGCAGCCCTGAGCAGGGGTCTAAGGTTTCTTGCTTTCCACATACTTCGGAACCAGCTTATGGGACTATGCCCTAAGCTAGGTTTCCAGCTGATGGACGCCTGTCTTAACCATTTCAGCATATTGCCACTAATATTGATAAGAAAAATCAAGCACCGATAAAACTTGAACCCTACAAGAATTTGCCTAAGTATTGCAAGATAATGATAAAAATGAGGTCCCTGGGGCTgagtggtggctcagtggtgaacaATATtcattgttcttgcagaggacctgcattcagttcccagcaccaacatggtggctcagaaccatccatgactccagttccagaggatccaactctcttctgacctctgtggccactaagcatgcacatggcatacatatatgcatgcaagaaaaacactcattcatataaaataaaataaaactaaaaaaaaaatcaggtcctTGATCAGGCTGCAGTGGTATGCACATAattcccagctacttgggagattaaaggagaatcacaagttcaagtctagcctgggctacggaggGAAAAATCTGTCTCTAAAAAAGGCAATCCCTCTTCCCTACTTAGCTAATCAGAATGTGGAGGAGCTTTCTCACAAGGAAACTGCCCTGTGCTAAGGATATGATAGATAGTAGATGAGCTAACTGGGGTCCCCGAGTCATGACCTAGCTGTGCAGGGTCTGACTAGATGTTATGCTGCCAGAGATGATGGGACATCAATCAAGgaaaggatctttttttttttttttttttttggttttttttttttggtttttcaagacagggtttctctgtgtagctttgcgcctttcctggaactcactttggagaccaggctggcctcgaactcacagagatccgcctggctctgcctcccgagtgctgggattaaaggcgtgcgccaccactgcccagctagaaaaGATCTTATctgttcccccccacacacacacacattaccacgTAAAGCTGAGGGTGACCCTTAAAAGGTTCTTATCACCCCCAATGTTGGTGGAGAAGGATTAGTCACTTAAAGAGCAGGACAAAGGTATCTTTTTGTGTCCAGGGTATTCAAACACTGTGGATCTACCAAGTGCACACTGTAATAAGGGGTTTGGACTCCATAGAAGCCAAACATAAGAGTGTAAGGGCTTTCTGGGGACTTTATGTATTCCTTTCATCAGTAACTAGCTGACACCCTATGGGGTATGTCCTATTGTTAATGAattctgattttattatttaaagctgtcctggaacttgcttatgtagactggctggccccaaactcagagatccgcccgcctctgcctcctgagt comes from the Peromyscus maniculatus bairdii isolate BWxNUB_F1_BW_parent chromosome X, HU_Pman_BW_mat_3.1, whole genome shotgun sequence genome and includes:
- the Tbc1d25 gene encoding TBC1 domain family member 25 isoform X2, which encodes MVRRLLSSHFCPSTTLLPSPEGPTFYQFSVCPPDISRKKNFGISYLARDRLGQEVFLSLLSDWDLSTAFATASKPYLQLRVDIRPSEDSPLLEDWDIISPKDVIGSDVLLAEKRSSLTTAALPFTQSILSQVGRTLSKVQQVLSWSYGEDIKPFKPPLSDAEFHTYLNHEGQLSRPEELRLRIYHGGVEPSLRKVVWRYLLNVYPDGLTGRERMDYMKRKSREYEQLKSEWAQRVNPEDLEFIRSTVLKDVLRTDRAHPYYAGPEDGPHLRALHDLLTTYAVTHPQVSYCQGMSDLASPILAVMDHEGHAFVCFCGIMKRLAANFHPDGRAMATKFAHLKLLLRHADPDFYQYLQEAGADDLFFCYRWLLLELKREFAFDDALRMLEVTWSSLPPDPPEHEVELVGPPSQVADTGFGGHRGRPVRQRHMLRPAGGGGGAFEDAVVHLATSSQGPSGGGRLLRQASLDGLQHLRDNLGPRKDFLVQLAHPATLISSKSLSEPLLNSPDPLLSSSSRPDSPSSSSPPSTQEASPSGDVAVGSPLMQDTGSPREPGKSLPPPPPMSLPPPQEFGRGNPFMLFLCLAILLEHRDHIMRNGLDYNELAMHFDRLVRKHHLGRVLRRAKALFADYLQSEVWDSEEGAEATAPS
- the Tbc1d25 gene encoding TBC1 domain family member 25 isoform X1: MATTSPASDMAGSAAPPPVGGAQAAAAAEEEEREVVRVRVKKCENFLSPEFRSFAVDPQITSLDVLQHILIRAFDLNGKKNFGISYLARDRLGQEVFLSLLSDWDLSTAFATASKPYLQLRVDIRPSEDSPLLEDWDIISPKDVIGSDVLLAEKRSSLTTAALPFTQSILSQVGRTLSKVQQVLSWSYGEDIKPFKPPLSDAEFHTYLNHEGQLSRPEELRLRIYHGGVEPSLRKVVWRYLLNVYPDGLTGRERMDYMKRKSREYEQLKSEWAQRVNPEDLEFIRSTVLKDVLRTDRAHPYYAGPEDGPHLRALHDLLTTYAVTHPQVSYCQGMSDLASPILAVMDHEGHAFVCFCGIMKRLAANFHPDGRAMATKFAHLKLLLRHADPDFYQYLQEAGADDLFFCYRWLLLELKREFAFDDALRMLEVTWSSLPPDPPEHEVELVGPPSQVADTGFGGHRGRPVRQRHMLRPAGGGGGAFEDAVVHLATSSQGPSGGGRLLRQASLDGLQHLRDNLGPRKDFLVQLAHPATLISSKSLSEPLLNSPDPLLSSSSRPDSPSSSSPPSTQEASPSGDVAVGSPLMQDTGSPREPGKSLPPPPPMSLPPPQEFGRGNPFMLFLCLAILLEHRDHIMRNGLDYNELAMHFDRLVRKHHLGRVLRRAKALFADYLQSEVWDSEEGAEATAPS